The genomic region GACGGTGTTGCTACAATCTATGAGGACTATGATGGTGATAACGATCCGACTAATCAAGATTCTGACGGAGATGGAATTCCGGATTATCTAGATGTTGATGATGACGGTGATGGTCTTGCTACTGCAGATGAAGGAGCTAATCCAGATGGCGACCTTAATCCTAACACTGGTAATACTAGTGATATTGATGGAGATGGTATCCCAGATTACTTAGATCAGGATGCTAGAAGAGTTAGAGTTTGGAATGCAGTTACTCCAGATGGAGATGGTCAGAATGACTTCTTCTTCATTCAAGGTATTGAGAATTTTGAAAACACGGTTAGAATATTCAACCGTTGGGGAATTGAAGTTTTCAATGCAGATAATTATGATAACTCTACTAAGCGTTTTGTAGGAGTATCAGATGGAAGGACTACAATAGGTCAAGGAGATAAATTGCCTACAGGTACTTACTACTACGTGGTTGAGTATATCGATGACTTTGGTGGTGTTCAACAAATAGCAGGATACCTTTACGTACGATAAATAATTTCACGTATCCCGATTCGTTTTAACTTATCGGGATACATTAATTGAAACATAAGAAGAGATGAATAAATTATTAACGATTATATTATTGTTTGCTTTCGCGAAAGCGGTTACAGCACAACAGGATCCACAATACACACAGTACATGTATAATCCAATAACGATAAATCCGGCCTATGCAGGAAATCGTGGAGTGATGAGTATTGTCGGTCTTCATAGAAGTCAATGGGTAGGATTAGATGGCGCACCACGCACTCAAAGTTTGTCATTACATACACCTATAGAGAACAGTCGAGTAGGTTTGGGATTAAGTGTAGTAAATGATGAGATAGGACCTAGTGATGAGACTTATATAGCTGCCGACTTTAGTTATACTTTACCAGTAGGAGATGAGGCTCGATTAAGTTTTGGATTAAAAGGAGGAGTTCATTTATTAAATGTTGATTTTACAAAGCTGAATATCTTTAATACATCAGATCCTAGGTTGCAGGAAAATATTGATAATAAGTTATCACCTACAGTGGGACTGGGATTGTATTATCATACAGATCGTTTTTATGTAGGATTGAGTACGCCTAATGTGTTACAGACAAATCACTTTGATGATAGTAATGATACTAGTGCAACTACATTCATTGCAGAAGAGCGCATACATTATTTTGCAACCGCAGGATATGTATTTGATTTAAATGACGATATTAAGTTTAAACCAGCAACCTTAGTTAAGATGGTAAATGGATCACCGTTACAGGTGGACTTAACGGCAAACTTTTTATTCAATGAGAAATTGACTTTAGGAGCAGCCTATCGCTGGAGTGCTGCGATAAGTGGACTGGTAGGATTTCAATTAAGTGATCAAATGATGATAGGATTTGCATATGATCGTGAAACGACAGAACTGGGTAATGCCCTATACAATGATGGAAGTTATGAACTCTTTGTGAGGTTTGAACTTTTCAATAGCTACGATAGAATAATAACGCCTCGATTCTTTTAAAAATAAAGATTATGACTAAAAAACTATTTATACTATTTGTCTTGATTTCCACTGTGGTATTTGGGCAAAAGGAAAAGGTAAAAGAATCTAATCAAGATTATAAAGATCTTGCTTACATCGATGCTCAGAAAATGTATTTGAGTATAGTGAAAAACGGATATGAAAATAAAGAGGTTTTTGAAAAATTAGGTGATACTTATTACTACAATAATGATTATACAAATGCTAATTTATGGTACTCAAAAGTTTTTCAATATGATCCAGAATCAATTGATCGCAATTACTATTTTAAATACATTCAAACTTTAAAAGCCGTACGAGAATATGAAAAAGCTGATCAGATTTTAAACCTTTATGCAGAGGTGAAAGGAGAAGATCAGTATCTAGAGAATTATCTTAATCAGCCTAATTATCTAGAAAAGATTAAAAGGCAATCTGGTAGGTATGAAATTAAAAACCTTGAAATGAATAGTGAGATTCAAGATTTTGGAACGTCTTATTTACCTAATTCTAATAGTATTGTTTATGCAAGTTCTCAAGACACAGCGTCTTTAGTTAAAAGACGTCATAAGTGGAATGAAAGAGTTTTTCTGAATTTATATAAAGCGACTGCAGATTCAATTACACTAGAATTAAGTGATGCTGTAAAACTTAATAAAGCTCTTAACACAAAATTCCACGAGAGTAACGCAGTATTTACAAAGGATGGTAATACCATGTATTTCACTAGAAATAATTACATAAAACGTAACTATAAGACAAGTTCTGATGAAATAAATAAGCTTAAAATTTTAAAAGCAACCAGGGAGAATGCGACTTCTCCATGGGAAAACATCACAGAATTGCCATTTAATAGTGACGAGTTTTCTACGGCACATCCTGCATTAAGTAAGGATGGGAAAAGATTATTTTTTGCTAGTGATCGTCCAGGTAGTATGACTGATGGAAATAATAGATTGACATCAGACATCTGGTATGTTACCATCGATGAAAATGGTGATTTCAGTGAGCCTGTTAATGTGAATTCAGTGAATACAATTGGTAATGATTTATTTCCTTTTATAAGTGATAATGGCGATTTTTATTATTCTTCAACAGGTCATCAAGGTTTAGGAGGTTTAGATGTTTATGTCGTTCAAACTAATGATAAAGGAATGCCAGTCAAAGAAGTAATCAACATAGGTAAGCCAGTAAACAGTTCATATGATGATTTTGCTTTTATAATAAAGGATAGTTTAAAAACTGGATATTTTAGTTCTAACAGGAAATCAGGTAAAGGACTAGATGATATTTACAGTTTCAAACAAACTAAAGATCTGAAATGTGTTGTAGATATTAATGGTATCGTTACTAATGAAGAAAATGGAGAATTAATGCCGTTTGCAACAGTAACTCTATTAGATAAAGACAATAAGAAAATAAAATCTATCGTAGTAGGTGAAGATGCAGCTTACAGCTTTGTGTTAGAGTGTGGACAGAATTATTCAATAAGAGCGCAAAAAGAAGACTTCTCTATTGCTGAAGAGTTTGTTCAAACACCTAAAATTTCTACTACATTAGAGCAACCGCTTGCTGTTGCAAAAGCAGTAGAGGATAAGGTTGTCGATATTAAAGTAGGTGATGATTTAAATGATATACTAGATCTTAATATGATTTATTTTGATTTTGATAAACACAACATTAGGTATGATGCAGAGATTGAATTGCAAAAAGTGCTTGCGTTTATGAAAGCTTATCCTAACTCAATCATTGACATAAGATCACACACAGACAGTCGTGCGTCTGATGGTTATAATATTAAATTAAGTGATCGTAGAGCAAAAAGTACGAGAGCATACCTTATCATGAAGGGTATAAAAGCAAATCGCTTGACAGCTAGAGGCTATGGAGAGTATCAATTGGTAAATGAATGTTCTAATGGTGTGGATTGTACTGAAGAGCAACATCAACTCAACAGACGTTCAGAATTTATAATAATGAAATTGAAATAATAAATTTCTGTTCAACAAAAAAACCGTCAGACGATCTCTGACGGTTTTTTTTGTTAACATGGTGACTAGTAAAAGATATAACGTCATTTCGTAAATTTGAAACTATAATTAAAATAATGGATAATAAAGAGTACGTTATATTAGTAAATCCCGAGGATGAAAAAGTAGGCCTCATGGAAAAGATAGAGGCCCATGAAAAAGCACTTTTGCATAGAGCGTTTTCAGTGTTCATTATTAATGACAAGGATGAGATTTTACTTCAACAAAGAGCACTAAGTAAATATCACTCTCCTGGATTGTGGACTAACACATGTTGTAGTCATCAAAGAGATGGAGAAAGTAATATAGAGGCTGGTAAAAGAAGACTAGTGGAGGAAATGGGTATGACCGCAGATCTTAAAGAACTATTTCACTTTATATATATAGCACCATTTGACAATGGCCTTACAGAACATGAGCTTGATCATGTAATGGTAGGATACTCAAATGATGATCCTGTTATTAATCCAGATGAAGTAGCAAGCTTCAAATGGATGAAAGCAAACGACATTCAAGAAGATATGATCGCGCAACCAGATCTTTACACTGCGTGGTTTAAGATCATTTTTGACAAATATTATAATCATATCTCATGAGAATAACAGCCTATCGTAAAGCGCACTTTAACGCTGCGCACAGACTGCATAGACCAGACTGGAGTGATCAAAAAAATGCAGCTATCTTTGGTAAGTGCAATAACCCAAATTTTCATGGTCACAACTATGATCTTGAAGTAGGTGTGACAGGTGACGTGGATCCAGAAACAGGATATCTTATAGATTTGAAAATTTTAAAAGATGTTATCAAATCTGAAGTAGAGGAAGCCTTTGATCATAAAAATTTAAATATTGAAGTCCCAGATTTCAAAACATTAAATCCCACGGCAGAAAATATTGCTTATGTGATTTATAATAAAATAAAAGCAAAACTCGACTCAAAGTACGACATAGAAATAAAACTCTATGAAACAGAACGTAATTTTGTAGTCTATAAAGGAGAATAATGAAGTTATACCCGTTAAGTTTCGAGCCTATTTTAAAGGATAAAATATGGGGTGGAGATAAACTCAATAAGATAAAAAATATAGAGCCGCCCATATCAAAACTAGGAGAAAGCTGGGAGATTTCAGTTGTCGAAAATGATATAAGTGTCGTGAAATCAGGTGCTTATCGAGGTCTTAATCTTAATGAGTTGATTGAGAAATTCCCACAAGAATTACTAGGTGAAAAGGTTATTGAACAACACGGTAAACAGTTTCCACTACTTATTAAATATATCAATGCGGCACAAGATTTATCGATTCAGGTACATCCCGATGATGCTGTAGCTATGAAAAAGCACAACAGTTTTGGTAAAACTGAAATGTGGTATATTATGGATGCGCAACCAGATTCAAGATTGATTTTAGGATTTAAGGAAGAGAGTAATAAAGACGCTTTCGCGAAAGCGATATCTGAAAACACTGTAATGGATTTATTTAATCAAATCGAGGTTACAGAAGGTGATTCTTTCTTTATTAAACCGGGCTTAGTACATGCCATAGGTGCAGGGATTACCCTTGCTGAAATTCAACAGTCTAGCGATATTACCTATAGAGTATACGATTTTGATAGAAGAGATCATTTAGGGAATGCAAGAGAACTACACATAGACGACTCTATAGAAGTTAGTGATTATAAAGTGTCTCATAATCATGTGATTGATTATAATCCTAATCAATCAGGTGAACAGAATCTAGCCACTAATCAATATTTTACAACAGATTATCTTTTCTTTAAAGGATGCAAGCGTATCGAAGTGAATGTGCATAAAAGTTTTATGGTATTAATGAATGTAGGTAAGTCTTGCGATGTGTACTGTAATGGCATAAGTCATAAACTAGAGCCTGCACAGACTATTTTAATACCTGCTGCGGTACCCTATGTATTAGTAAAATCTAGTAATGAAGCAAAATTGTTGAGCGTTCATCTATAGCGTTTAATTTTGGTGTATTTTTGCACAAAATAATTTACCATGGCAAGTATTAGAGACCTTAAACAAGATATCAACTTTGTAATAGGAGATATTATAGACGCAGCACTAATTCAACAAGATACAAATCCAGATGCAGATGTTGCAGCTACTGAAGCAATTGTAGATGATAGTATCGTTGTATTTGATGAGTTGATCGCAAAAGTGAACGACAAAAGTGTAGAAAACCGTAAAGCTCACTTAAAGAGTGTACGTCAAGACCTTGAAACTAAAGGTGGAGAACTTATTGAGCGTATCAATAAATTATAATTCCTCTTTTCTTTCTTTAATAAATTCAGACAGTTGTTTTCCATAACGACTGCTCTGAATTTTTTTTGGCATCATGTTATAAGCACTATCTAGATATACTGGATTAGCTTCATAACCTTCTTTTAAAAGTATAAATGGGGCAATTTCATAGTCCTTATTAAGCATTGCAAAATTTAATGCATATCCTACTTTTCTTTTTAAATGCTTGTTGATGTCAGTAGATAGAGCATCAATAGAATCTTGATCTCTTACATCAGCTTGACTTAAATTCATACTGCGCTTAAATAAATCTGTATAACGTTCTGATAGTTGCCTATTCACCTCATTAAACTCATTATATAATTTTTGGTTTTTTGAACCAGTAACGACTGCGCTAGTTTCAAATTTATCAAGTGTTGTATTGATTGTGATGATTGTATCCTCTGCAAAAAATGTTAGTCTGTCATCATAGATGGTACCGTCTTTTTTATCTAGATATATGTACATTAATTGTGGTTCATCTATAGTCGCGCTCATTTGAAAAGGCGCTTCTCCATCTACAATAACAGAATCTACGTTTACTAAAGTAGTATCCTGCAATTGTTGCAAGTATAACTTACCTATCTTAAGTCCATCTACGGTACCATTAACAATCAGATTACCACTCTTATCATTACCGCAAGAGGTTAAAATTAATAAAGTGATTATGGCTATAAATGTGTTTTTCATGAGCTTTTTATTGGGCTGCAAATATGATATATAAGTTTGAATTATACCATAAAGTCATTTGAAATAGTTAAGAGAATATCTTTAAGATGTTGCGACAATTTGCATTAATACTGTACAGGCTATAGCACCTATAGTACCGACTACATAGCCAAAAACGGCTAGTAATACACCGACACTAGTCAGTGATGGATGAAACTCTGCAGCAACGATAGGAGCGCTGGCTGCACCACCGACATTTGCCTGTGAGCCTACGGCAAGGAAAAAATATGGAGCTTTAATTAACTTAGCCATAAGGATTAATAATCCAGCATGGATAGCCATCCATACAATACCTACTAGAATTAATAATGGGTTTTCTACGATTTGCGTTAAATCCATTTTCATTCCTATGGTCGCTACTAGTACATAAATGAAAATACTACCTATACTACTGGCGCCAGTACCTTCATAACTCTTTGCTGGTGTAAACGACAACAAGATTCCTATCATTGTCGCTATGGAAATCATCCAAAAGAACTGACTCGTTAAGAAGCTTAAATAGATATTATCAGATATCCCATCCATGTTACTTGTTAAATCAGATAGGTAATTTGCTCCAAAGTGAGCTATGGCGACAGCTCCAAAACCTATTCCTAACATCACCATGGTATCAGTAAAAGTAGCTTCTCGTTTTACACTTGCTGTATAATCAGAAACTCGTTTTTTAAGATCTTCTATCGCACGACTGTCAGCACCAAACCATCGATCTATTTTTGCAGCTTTCCCTATCCCAAAAAGAAGAATTCCCATCCACAAGTTTGCCACCACAATATCTACCAGTACCATACCGCCATATTTTGCTTGATTGAACTCATAAACTTCAAGCATGGCTGTTTGATTTGCACCACCACCTATCCAGCTTCCAGCAAGAGTAGAAAGTCCGCGCCATACTGCGTCAAAACCTTCGCCACCGACTGTTTCTGGAGAAAAGGAACCTATAATTAAAATAGCGATTGGTCCACCTATAACAATTCCTATAGTTCCAGTAAGAAACATAATAAGTGCTTTAGGGCCTAAGTTAAATACGGCCTTTAAGTCTATTGATAAAGTCATCAACACTAGTGCTGCTGGTAATAAGTAACGCGACGCCATGTAATATAGAGATGAGCTATTCTCAGTAACCGTTCCATCCTCATCTATAGTAGTCCATTCTGGAGCAATAATTCCCAGAGAACTTAAGATAGATGGTAATAAATAGCACATTAGTAAAGCCGGAACAATTTTATAAAATCCAGTCCAAAAGCCTTTTTTTAAAGAAGAAGAATAAAATACCAATGTGAGACATATCATCAATAAACCAAAAACGATAGTGTCTTTAGTGATGAAAGGAGTTGTGTCGATGGCATTTTCTACTAGCTCTTGAAAAATCATAAAGTCGTATTTTGAATGATTGCAAAATACGACTTTATATACATTGTGTGGTTGAAATCACGCTTTCGCGAAAGCGTAATTATTAAGAAGTTATCTCTTAATAAAAGCGACCATTTTTTCTATTAAAACAGGATGGATAGGGAAATTTACGTCAGTATAACTTTTTGCAGCTTCGATATCGTCTTTACCTACCTTTTTAAGTACATGATTCAATCCTTCAATGATTTCTAATTGACTAGAAGGTGCAGCAGCATGCAGCATTTTTGCCTGTTCTATAGATACTTGAAAATCACGATCTCCATTAATAATCAAAATAGGTGTTTTTAATTTTGCGATTTCTATGGCTGGATCATAAGCCATCCAGGACTCCATAAAAGGTTGCATTTGCGGACCTTGTAATTGCATCAGATAAGGATTTACATCTTCCACGATTTCTTCTTGGGCACGCATTTTATCAAAAGTAGTTCTCGCGATGGTGTCCAGTCCGGGACTTTGTGCTGCTATTTGAGAGACAATGACGTTATCAATAACTTCTCCGGCACCAGCTAGTGAAATAAACCCGTCAATATTTTTATTAACGGCTAGCATACCTACTAATGAGCCTTGACTATGACCGGCGATGTAAATCTTTGAAAAGCGTTTGTCTTTCTCAAAATAGGCAACGATATCACGCGCATCTTTAACAAAATCGTCAAAGCTAGTATCAGGATCTACTTTTTTCTTTTTCATCTGTGTTACTACACGCTTGTCATATCGATAGGTGGCAATACCTTCCTTTTTTAAAGCAAGAGCGAGTTGTTTATGACTATCGTTTTTAGTCATTACACTATTACCATCTCTGTCATTAGGGCCACTACCAGTTAACATAATTACTAGAGGTGGATTAGACACTCCATCTGGTAACCATAATGTTCCTTGAACATTTTCTGTAATGTTTAATTCTGTAGGGTCTTTTTCTACTTCTTTATTGCCTTTATTAAATAGGTTTTGTGAAAAACATAGTAGAGGAAGTAGTGCTATTAAAATGATTATTTTTTTCATGATTACTGTAGTTTTTTATAAAGTGTGTAACTGTAAATAAAGGTCCATGCCGCTATGACAAATGCTGTGCCAATCGTGGCATAAAAAGCGATTTGAAAATTAAGTAATAACGACGTAGTTAATATTATAACGCCTGATATGATAAATAATATAGCGCCTACACGATGTGTTTTGCGCCATACATTCTCATTATCAAGTGTCCATGGTGTTCTTATACCGACAAAATAGTTAGGTTTCATAGCTGGCATGTAATTGCCTATCACGATAAATAATAGCCCTATAAGCATAAAAATCCATGAAGGTGAACCGGTATCACCATCCTTATAAGTGGTAGACATATATATAATACCTACCGCAAGTGCAGTCTGAAATAAAGTGATGGCAACTCTTAAATGGCCAAATTTATTTCCCATTTTTTTAATTTGACCTTTTGGGTCTAGTTTAGGTACATATTTTAATATAACGTACATCAATCCAGTTAATAAGATGGGAATTAACCACAATTCTTGTTTACTGCCCATGCGGTCCACCTCGCCATTTGCATTCCAGTGCATCGGTAATATGTCTGGTAAGCTACTATAAACGAACCCTAAATATATAAATGGTATAAGAGTGAGGATGATAATAACCGTTTCTTGTAAAGATGAATTTCTCATTTTTTAATCTTTTAGTTTCATAATCCATTGAACTAACTCATCCATAACCGTTGTGTTAATAGAGTAGGTGATGTACTGCCCATTTTTTATAGCCGTTACTAAACCAGCTTGCTTTAATAAATCGAGATGATGCGATATGCTAGGTTTAGAAATATCAAAATGACTTGCTATTTCTCCAGCGTTGAGGTCTTCATCCTTAAGGATTTCAAGAATTTCTCGTCGCGTGTTATCATTTAAAGCTTTAAAAAGGCTGTTCACTTAATTAGGTATTTAGACAAATTTCTAAATAAGTAGATAATAAAACTAATTTGTTACAATTTATTTGATCATTTTTCAGAAAACAACCTAATTGAAAATAATAGCCATAAAAAAATGAGCAAACTTAGTTTGCTCATTTTGCTCCTTAAAATAATATTATAATTATCGTTTTGATACCTTATTATTAGATATATGACGTTGTCTAGAGCAGCGGAAACGGTCCATTTCTGGATCACGTTGTGCGACATGTTTAGTAGAACGACCTTGAACACGAGCTCGCCACATACGGAAACTACTTTCCTTCATCTGGTTGCGCATGATTTTAATGACTTGACTTTCTGTAACACCAAACTGTGCCTCGATAGCATCAAAAGGTGTACGGTCTTCCCAGCCCATTTCTATAATACGGTCTATTGCTCTGTCATCTAGGTCTTTTAAAATATCTTTTGCTCTTGCCATAAGTAAATAGTCGTAAACTAGATTACTAATTTACAATCACTAGATTTTTCTTAACGTTAATACTTATCTAAACTATGGTTTAACAATCTTTCTAAAGGTAAGGTTGATACGTTCATCAATAGGTCTTTTAGTTTTGGCAATTTGATGTTTATAGGTATGTTGTGTTTGACCTGCCATAACTAATAAGCTGCCGTGTTGTAGTGGGAATTTAAATTTCCAGTCTTTATTATTAAGATGTTTTAAATGAAAAAACCTTTCTTGACCTAGACTTATAGAAGCAATTACTGGATTGGTTCCTAGTTCTTTTTCATTATCTGCATGCCAGCCGTTAGAATCTTGCCCATTTCTATATCTATTTATGAGGCAAATATTAAATGTTGCACCTGTAGCATTTTCAACATCTTGCTTAATTTTTTGCAGTGTCTTGGTCCATGGTAACGCATTAAAAGAGATGTTGCTGTAACCGTAATTTATTCCTGGATCTCCATAGAGCTGGGTTAGTCTAGGTTCGTCATATTCTTTACCATAAACCGTAATCTTATTTTGTCTCCATGGTGTTTCTTTGATTAATATGGATAGTAGTTCTTGCGCTTCCGCGAAAGCGTAAAAATTACCATCATAATGCACTAGAGCATCTGGTATATCTGGAAAATCTGTCGGGAACAAATTGTTATGCATGCATATTAAATTAAAGAAAACTTCTAGTACCTTATGTAGGCTAGGTCTTATCTTGCGACCCTTACAAAGATAAATATGTATACTTCTCGCATTACCGGAATGGGAAAATATGTCCCAGAAAATATAGTTACTAACGACGATCTTTCCAAATTAATGGATACTAATGACGCCTGGATACAGGAACGTACAGGTATTAAAGAAAGACGTCATATTAAAATAGGTGATGGAAACTCTACCGCAGTAATGGGCGTTAAAGCAGCAGAGATTGCTCTAGAGCGTGCAAAAGTTTCTAAAGATGATATCGATATGATAGTGTTTGCCACCTTATCGCCAGATTATTATTTCCCTGGTTGTGGTGTACAAGTGCAGGAAATGATGGATATACATACTTGCCCAGCGATAGACGTGCGCAACCAGTGTAGTGGATTTGTATATGCACTATCAGTTGCAGATCAGTTTATTAAAACAGGTATGTATAAAAATGTGCTGGTAATAGGATCTGAGAATCATAGTGGTGGATTGGATTTTACGACTCGTGGTAGATCTGTTTCAGTAATTTTTGGTGATGGTGCAGGTGCTGCAGTTCTTTCAAGAAGTGAAGATGAAGGTCATGGAATTCTTTCTACGCACTTACATAGCGAAGGAAAGCATGCACTTGAGTTATCGCTTAAAGGTCCATCAACTAACCATTGGGTACCTCAATTAATTGAAGAAAACCCACAAGAGGACATTCCTTATTATCCTTATATGAATGGTCAGTTTGTATTTAAAAATGCCGTAGTGCGTTTTAGCGAGGTGATTATGGAAGGTTTAAAGGCAAACAATCTTGAGGTAAGTGATATCGATATGCTCGTACCACACCAGGCAAACTTGCGTATTTCTCAATTTATTCAAAAGAAATTTCAGTTATCAGACAATCAGGTGTACAATAATATCCAGAAGTATGGAAACACCACGGCAGCTTCCATTCCTATCGCATTATGTGAGGCATGGGAAGAAGGTAAGGTTAAGGAAGGTGATACGGTTGTATTAGCAGCCTTTGGTAGTGGATTTACATG from Nonlabens arenilitoris harbors:
- a CDS encoding 6-pyruvoyl trahydropterin synthase family protein, which gives rise to MRITAYRKAHFNAAHRLHRPDWSDQKNAAIFGKCNNPNFHGHNYDLEVGVTGDVDPETGYLIDLKILKDVIKSEVEEAFDHKNLNIEVPDFKTLNPTAENIAYVIYNKIKAKLDSKYDIEIKLYETERNFVVYKGE
- a CDS encoding PorP/SprF family type IX secretion system membrane protein, whose product is MNKLLTIILLFAFAKAVTAQQDPQYTQYMYNPITINPAYAGNRGVMSIVGLHRSQWVGLDGAPRTQSLSLHTPIENSRVGLGLSVVNDEIGPSDETYIAADFSYTLPVGDEARLSFGLKGGVHLLNVDFTKLNIFNTSDPRLQENIDNKLSPTVGLGLYYHTDRFYVGLSTPNVLQTNHFDDSNDTSATTFIAEERIHYFATAGYVFDLNDDIKFKPATLVKMVNGSPLQVDLTANFLFNEKLTLGAAYRWSAAISGLVGFQLSDQMMIGFAYDRETTELGNALYNDGSYELFVRFELFNSYDRIITPRFF
- a CDS encoding autorepressor SdpR family transcription factor, which produces MNSLFKALNDNTRREILEILKDEDLNAGEIASHFDISKPSISHHLDLLKQAGLVTAIKNGQYITYSINTTVMDELVQWIMKLKD
- a CDS encoding TIGR03643 family protein; this translates as MARAKDILKDLDDRAIDRIIEMGWEDRTPFDAIEAQFGVTESQVIKIMRNQMKESSFRMWRARVQGRSTKHVAQRDPEMDRFRCSRQRHISNNKVSKR
- a CDS encoding DUF4369 domain-containing protein is translated as MKNTFIAIITLLILTSCGNDKSGNLIVNGTVDGLKIGKLYLQQLQDTTLVNVDSVIVDGEAPFQMSATIDEPQLMYIYLDKKDGTIYDDRLTFFAEDTIITINTTLDKFETSAVVTGSKNQKLYNEFNEVNRQLSERYTDLFKRSMNLSQADVRDQDSIDALSTDINKHLKRKVGYALNFAMLNKDYEIAPFILLKEGYEANPVYLDSAYNMMPKKIQSSRYGKQLSEFIKERKEEL
- a CDS encoding DUF819 domain-containing protein — protein: MIFQELVENAIDTTPFITKDTIVFGLLMICLTLVFYSSSLKKGFWTGFYKIVPALLMCYLLPSILSSLGIIAPEWTTIDEDGTVTENSSSLYYMASRYLLPAALVLMTLSIDLKAVFNLGPKALIMFLTGTIGIVIGGPIAILIIGSFSPETVGGEGFDAVWRGLSTLAGSWIGGGANQTAMLEVYEFNQAKYGGMVLVDIVVANLWMGILLFGIGKAAKIDRWFGADSRAIEDLKKRVSDYTASVKREATFTDTMVMLGIGFGAVAIAHFGANYLSDLTSNMDGISDNIYLSFLTSQFFWMISIATMIGILLSFTPAKSYEGTGASSIGSIFIYVLVATIGMKMDLTQIVENPLLILVGIVWMAIHAGLLILMAKLIKAPYFFLAVGSQANVGGAASAPIVAAEFHPSLTSVGVLLAVFGYVVGTIGAIACTVLMQIVATS
- a CDS encoding OmpA family protein; this translates as MTKKLFILFVLISTVVFGQKEKVKESNQDYKDLAYIDAQKMYLSIVKNGYENKEVFEKLGDTYYYNNDYTNANLWYSKVFQYDPESIDRNYYFKYIQTLKAVREYEKADQILNLYAEVKGEDQYLENYLNQPNYLEKIKRQSGRYEIKNLEMNSEIQDFGTSYLPNSNSIVYASSQDTASLVKRRHKWNERVFLNLYKATADSITLELSDAVKLNKALNTKFHESNAVFTKDGNTMYFTRNNYIKRNYKTSSDEINKLKILKATRENATSPWENITELPFNSDEFSTAHPALSKDGKRLFFASDRPGSMTDGNNRLTSDIWYVTIDENGDFSEPVNVNSVNTIGNDLFPFISDNGDFYYSSTGHQGLGGLDVYVVQTNDKGMPVKEVINIGKPVNSSYDDFAFIIKDSLKTGYFSSNRKSGKGLDDIYSFKQTKDLKCVVDINGIVTNEENGELMPFATVTLLDKDNKKIKSIVVGEDAAYSFVLECGQNYSIRAQKEDFSIAEEFVQTPKISTTLEQPLAVAKAVEDKVVDIKVGDDLNDILDLNMIYFDFDKHNIRYDAEIELQKVLAFMKAYPNSIIDIRSHTDSRASDGYNIKLSDRRAKSTRAYLIMKGIKANRLTARGYGEYQLVNECSNGVDCTEEQHQLNRRSEFIIMKLK
- a CDS encoding SdpI family protein, with the protein product MRNSSLQETVIIILTLIPFIYLGFVYSSLPDILPMHWNANGEVDRMGSKQELWLIPILLTGLMYVILKYVPKLDPKGQIKKMGNKFGHLRVAITLFQTALAVGIIYMSTTYKDGDTGSPSWIFMLIGLLFIVIGNYMPAMKPNYFVGIRTPWTLDNENVWRKTHRVGAILFIISGVIILTTSLLLNFQIAFYATIGTAFVIAAWTFIYSYTLYKKLQ
- a CDS encoding alpha/beta hydrolase family protein — protein: MKKIIILIALLPLLCFSQNLFNKGNKEVEKDPTELNITENVQGTLWLPDGVSNPPLVIMLTGSGPNDRDGNSVMTKNDSHKQLALALKKEGIATYRYDKRVVTQMKKKKVDPDTSFDDFVKDARDIVAYFEKDKRFSKIYIAGHSQGSLVGMLAVNKNIDGFISLAGAGEVIDNVIVSQIAAQSPGLDTIARTTFDKMRAQEEIVEDVNPYLMQLQGPQMQPFMESWMAYDPAIEIAKLKTPILIINGDRDFQVSIEQAKMLHAAAPSSQLEIIEGLNHVLKKVGKDDIEAAKSYTDVNFPIHPVLIEKMVAFIKR
- a CDS encoding type I phosphomannose isomerase catalytic subunit, producing MKLYPLSFEPILKDKIWGGDKLNKIKNIEPPISKLGESWEISVVENDISVVKSGAYRGLNLNELIEKFPQELLGEKVIEQHGKQFPLLIKYINAAQDLSIQVHPDDAVAMKKHNSFGKTEMWYIMDAQPDSRLILGFKEESNKDAFAKAISENTVMDLFNQIEVTEGDSFFIKPGLVHAIGAGITLAEIQQSSDITYRVYDFDRRDHLGNARELHIDDSIEVSDYKVSHNHVIDYNPNQSGEQNLATNQYFTTDYLFFKGCKRIEVNVHKSFMVLMNVGKSCDVYCNGISHKLEPAQTILIPAAVPYVLVKSSNEAKLLSVHL
- the idi gene encoding isopentenyl-diphosphate Delta-isomerase; translated protein: MDNKEYVILVNPEDEKVGLMEKIEAHEKALLHRAFSVFIINDKDEILLQQRALSKYHSPGLWTNTCCSHQRDGESNIEAGKRRLVEEMGMTADLKELFHFIYIAPFDNGLTEHELDHVMVGYSNDDPVINPDEVASFKWMKANDIQEDMIAQPDLYTAWFKIIFDKYYNHIS